One segment of Tamlana crocina DNA contains the following:
- a CDS encoding beta-galactosidase gives MKKRMRVVVLLSVNLLICFTTHAQKHTVNVKGRGLNPMPVLDNWGGKRAGGTRVYANNYHIMEGGKPVAITMGEFHPQRYPQEEWENALLEIKAGGINTISFYVFWSLIEAYPGQFNFSGNNNIRYFLELCQKHGLKAIPRIGPFNNSEFLAGGLPPWIYGMPYNERSNDSGYLEAVKKYYGALSEQMKDLYWQQGGPIYYVQLENELSNAPVSWETYYKTAASDEHRGPKDGEEWTKHYNNLRDIAQEVGINPLYFSATAWGKYPGGFPEGFLPFFGGYMYLFPPGKNNSPITSFRTFKHVGKVPVGFCELGAAGTPARLNFSIYPPALSATTTATTALGSMETLTLGYYMYHGGSNPVSERFGFMGKTNNMAMISYDFRAPLSEFGKPRPAYYMLRPIHQFLLNYSEELANTQLVKQDIEEKNLDHAWMRLRARANNNSGFLITSYYGNVNHFNDTEVKIEVTTDDGIIHFPSSDKIAVKNGFNCIFPFNLNLKNGVKLISATAQPTSILNTNGEHYQFFISPYDQLAEFVIATKGAKSISYNGQNFNVNKPKVTIKISPDKNKKIKIVSESGKITNLVLLSNDDAEHSIETNFNGQKYLLISNQDIISTNSSISLSKCKTNDFSFLSFPQIKGVSIKGKSVKPKKKGLFTEYNISLPKKNVALDIVKINDVKTSLFLKPEVFEELNDVYISFNFSGDICRLFDLKDGTMIGDEFGGFWQIGLKRFKDQLANDGLMLRTTAGAVTKKVTTDDGMLLDEKATAKQNKVRIGEIIVEPEYKVTFDIKN, from the coding sequence ATGAAAAAAAGAATGCGTGTAGTCGTTTTATTGAGTGTGAATTTATTGATATGTTTTACAACTCATGCTCAAAAGCACACTGTTAACGTAAAAGGAAGAGGTTTGAATCCAATGCCTGTATTAGATAATTGGGGTGGAAAAAGAGCTGGTGGCACCCGTGTTTATGCCAACAATTATCACATTATGGAGGGAGGTAAACCTGTGGCAATAACCATGGGTGAGTTCCATCCACAGCGTTACCCTCAAGAGGAATGGGAAAACGCACTGCTTGAAATAAAAGCTGGCGGTATTAATACGATTTCTTTTTACGTATTCTGGTCACTTATAGAAGCCTATCCAGGACAATTTAATTTTTCTGGGAATAACAATATTCGATATTTTCTTGAGCTTTGTCAAAAGCACGGCTTAAAGGCTATTCCTCGTATTGGCCCTTTCAATAATTCCGAGTTTCTGGCTGGTGGACTTCCTCCTTGGATTTATGGAATGCCATATAATGAAAGAAGTAATGACTCTGGTTACTTAGAAGCTGTAAAGAAATATTACGGAGCACTATCTGAGCAAATGAAAGATTTATACTGGCAACAAGGTGGCCCAATTTACTATGTTCAGCTTGAAAATGAATTATCGAATGCACCTGTTTCTTGGGAAACATATTATAAAACTGCTGCAAGTGATGAACATAGAGGTCCTAAAGATGGAGAAGAGTGGACCAAACACTACAACAATTTGAGAGACATTGCTCAAGAAGTGGGTATAAATCCGTTGTATTTTTCAGCTACAGCATGGGGTAAATATCCTGGAGGTTTTCCTGAAGGATTTCTTCCTTTTTTTGGTGGTTATATGTATTTATTTCCTCCAGGCAAAAATAATAGTCCTATCACATCCTTCCGAACTTTTAAACATGTTGGAAAAGTGCCTGTAGGATTTTGTGAGTTGGGTGCAGCAGGAACTCCAGCTCGATTAAACTTTTCTATTTATCCACCAGCTCTAAGTGCAACTACTACTGCCACCACGGCATTGGGCAGTATGGAAACGCTAACCCTTGGTTATTATATGTATCACGGAGGTAGTAATCCTGTAAGCGAGCGTTTTGGCTTTATGGGTAAAACGAATAACATGGCAATGATTTCTTATGATTTCAGAGCGCCATTGAGTGAATTTGGAAAACCTCGTCCCGCATATTATATGCTTCGACCAATTCACCAGTTTTTGCTAAATTATTCAGAAGAATTAGCGAATACACAATTAGTAAAGCAAGATATAGAAGAGAAAAACCTAGATCATGCATGGATGAGATTAAGGGCACGCGCAAATAATAATAGTGGTTTTTTAATTACCTCTTATTATGGAAACGTGAATCACTTTAACGATACAGAAGTTAAAATTGAAGTAACTACAGATGATGGTATTATTCATTTTCCAAGTTCAGATAAAATAGCTGTTAAAAATGGTTTCAATTGTATTTTTCCTTTTAACTTAAATCTTAAAAATGGTGTCAAACTTATTTCGGCAACAGCACAACCAACATCAATTCTAAATACAAATGGTGAACATTACCAGTTTTTTATTTCTCCTTACGATCAGCTAGCGGAGTTTGTTATTGCAACAAAAGGTGCTAAGAGTATTTCTTATAATGGGCAAAATTTTAATGTAAATAAACCAAAGGTAACTATTAAAATAAGTCCTGATAAGAATAAAAAAATAAAAATTGTTTCGGAAAGTGGCAAAATTACCAATCTTGTCTTGCTGTCTAATGATGATGCAGAACATTCTATAGAGACAAATTTCAATGGGCAAAAGTATTTGCTCATTTCCAATCAAGATATTATTAGTACAAATTCTTCTATTTCACTATCAAAGTGTAAAACAAATGACTTTTCTTTTTTATCATTTCCACAGATAAAAGGTGTTTCCATAAAAGGGAAATCGGTTAAACCTAAAAAGAAAGGTCTTTTTACGGAATATAATATTTCGTTACCAAAAAAAAATGTGGCTCTAGATATTGTTAAAATTAATGATGTAAAAACTTCCCTTTTCTTAAAGCCTGAAGTGTTTGAAGAATTAAATGATGTTTATATAAGTTTTAATTTTAGTGGAGATATTTGCCGACTTTTTGATTTGAAAGATGGTACTATGATTGGAGATGAATTTGGTGGTTTTTGGCAAATAGGTTTAAAACGTTTTAAAGATCAGTTGGCTAATGATGGGCTCATGTTGCGAACAACTGCAGGTGCCGTAACTAAGAAAGTTACAACAGATGACGGTATGCTTCTTGATGAAAAAGCCACTGCAAAACAGAATAAAGTACGTATTGGCGAAATAATTGTTGAGCCAGAATATAAGGTGACTTTTGATATAAAAAACTAA
- a CDS encoding DUF1080 domain-containing protein translates to MNTKKQLIFLFSAVLLSITAIAQNNQKNKEQLLNTDKEPKLKSKKFKSLFDGETLNGWSPKQGTMKFEVVNGEIVGVCSAGPSTFLCTDKEYKDFIFTCEMKWEVDGNSGVQIRSRIRKDPNRNTVIGPQAEMEDLAKNGRGWSGGIYGQNCGGWFYPLKAPEHEPLKNAIDRSGWNRLTIKVVGNVFKTWVNGIPAAYWVDEKNEFPKGFIGLQVHGGKQGIIHWRNLKIREL, encoded by the coding sequence ATGAATACAAAAAAACAACTTATCTTTTTATTTAGTGCAGTGCTACTATCAATTACAGCAATAGCACAAAACAATCAAAAAAATAAAGAACAACTACTAAACACAGATAAAGAACCAAAACTAAAAAGTAAAAAATTCAAATCGTTGTTTGATGGAGAAACTTTAAACGGATGGTCACCAAAGCAAGGAACAATGAAATTTGAAGTTGTAAACGGCGAAATTGTAGGAGTCTGTAGTGCAGGCCCAAGTACTTTTTTATGTACCGATAAAGAGTATAAAGATTTTATTTTTACTTGTGAAATGAAATGGGAAGTGGACGGCAATTCAGGCGTACAAATTCGTTCAAGAATTAGAAAAGACCCCAATAGAAACACCGTAATTGGTCCACAAGCCGAAATGGAAGATTTGGCTAAAAATGGCCGTGGTTGGTCAGGTGGTATTTATGGTCAAAACTGTGGAGGTTGGTTTTATCCTTTAAAAGCGCCTGAACATGAACCCTTAAAAAATGCTATTGATCGCAGTGGTTGGAATCGATTGACTATTAAAGTAGTAGGGAATGTTTTTAAAACTTGGGTAAACGGTATTCCGGCCGCATATTGGGTTGATGAAAAGAATGAATTTCCTAAAGGGTTTATCGGACTTCAGGTGCACGGCGGAAAACAAGGCATTATTCATTGGAGAAATTTAAAAATTAGAGAACTTTAA
- a CDS encoding heparinase II/III family protein, whose amino-acid sequence MKKSVILFLGLVCLIQLSASAQRNFLTKSCTLEELKEMLVMDQQWVNYPAYTNREAWNKLLGNHKEALVSHGEDYLNYEWQVVRATDYLDYSRTGNRDTMQDPYFDNQDALSALLLAELAEGKGRFLDQIIDGVFVNCEMTSWVLSAHFKISAKEVKNHFPDINENLIGLYSSQTGAMLSWAYYFLNKEFDKVNPLISERIQFEVKKRILEPYMNMNYWWTALPPYAKNKPKVNNWNPWCNANVLQCFMLMENDKDKLAEAVYRSMQSVDMFINEDKDGACDEGPGYWGVAAGKMFDYLDLLEKLTSGKVSIFDKPEIKAMAEYVYRANVGKGWVVNFSDASAKAKGNPYFIYAFGKAVASRDMMSFAAYLKKQNQETTIAYKRDIDRALRSATISKALESTTPVFKVPEYSWYPKTEYCFMSNKEGLFLAAKGGCNQENHNHNDVGSFMFYVNAIPLFIDTGVGAYTAKTFGPDRYSIWTMQSNYHNVPLINGVAQSPGAIFKATNTRFNKNQKTFTTDISKAYPENAGITSWIRTYQLQKDGLIIKDEFALSETFKPNQLNFMAWGEVNLEKPGEILVTARNEIVKLLYDENQFEATIEPIALTEKKLSKVWGNTIYRLTLKAKSMDMVGKYEFVILKI is encoded by the coding sequence ATGAAGAAATCAGTGATTTTATTTCTTGGGTTGGTTTGCTTAATTCAGCTCTCTGCTTCTGCTCAACGTAATTTCTTAACAAAATCTTGTACACTCGAAGAGCTCAAAGAAATGCTGGTGATGGATCAGCAATGGGTCAATTATCCCGCTTATACAAATCGGGAAGCGTGGAATAAATTACTTGGTAATCATAAGGAAGCCTTAGTTAGTCATGGTGAAGACTATTTAAATTATGAGTGGCAAGTAGTTAGGGCAACCGATTATCTCGATTATTCCAGAACGGGTAATCGCGATACCATGCAAGATCCATATTTTGATAATCAGGATGCGCTTAGTGCACTACTTCTAGCGGAATTGGCCGAAGGAAAAGGACGGTTTTTAGATCAGATTATTGATGGTGTATTTGTGAATTGCGAGATGACTAGTTGGGTGTTATCGGCACATTTTAAAATTTCAGCCAAGGAAGTTAAAAACCATTTCCCCGATATAAACGAAAACTTGATTGGCTTGTATTCTTCGCAAACCGGGGCTATGTTATCATGGGCATATTATTTCCTGAATAAGGAGTTTGATAAAGTCAATCCACTTATTTCAGAACGTATTCAATTTGAGGTGAAAAAGCGTATTCTAGAACCTTATATGAATATGAATTATTGGTGGACAGCACTTCCGCCTTATGCCAAAAACAAACCAAAAGTAAACAACTGGAATCCGTGGTGTAATGCTAATGTGTTGCAATGTTTTATGTTGATGGAAAATGATAAGGATAAATTGGCTGAAGCTGTGTATCGTTCCATGCAATCTGTAGACATGTTTATCAATGAAGATAAAGATGGTGCTTGCGACGAAGGTCCAGGTTATTGGGGTGTTGCCGCAGGAAAAATGTTTGATTATTTGGACTTACTAGAAAAACTTACCTCAGGAAAGGTTTCCATTTTTGACAAACCCGAAATAAAAGCCATGGCAGAATATGTTTATCGAGCTAATGTTGGCAAAGGCTGGGTAGTTAATTTTTCGGATGCATCAGCAAAAGCAAAAGGAAATCCTTATTTTATTTATGCTTTTGGAAAAGCGGTTGCAAGTCGAGATATGATGAGTTTTGCAGCCTATCTAAAGAAACAAAACCAAGAAACCACGATAGCTTACAAAAGAGATATAGATAGAGCCTTGAGAAGTGCAACCATTTCCAAAGCATTAGAAAGTACGACGCCAGTTTTTAAAGTCCCAGAGTATTCGTGGTATCCTAAAACAGAATACTGTTTTATGAGTAATAAAGAAGGACTTTTTTTAGCAGCTAAAGGAGGGTGCAATCAAGAAAACCATAACCATAATGATGTTGGGTCGTTTATGTTTTATGTAAATGCAATACCCTTATTTATTGATACAGGAGTGGGTGCTTACACGGCCAAAACGTTTGGCCCTGATCGTTACAGTATTTGGACCATGCAAAGCAACTATCACAATGTGCCGCTTATTAATGGCGTTGCACAAAGTCCAGGAGCAATTTTTAAAGCTACCAATACACGTTTTAATAAAAACCAAAAAACATTTACTACCGATATTTCTAAAGCATATCCAGAAAATGCAGGAATTACGTCGTGGATACGTACCTATCAATTACAAAAAGATGGTTTAATAATTAAAGATGAATTTGCATTGTCAGAGACATTCAAACCCAATCAGCTTAATTTTATGGCCTGGGGAGAGGTGAATTTGGAAAAACCAGGTGAAATTCTGGTAACTGCCAGGAACGAAATTGTTAAGCTCCTTTACGACGAAAACCAGTTTGAAGCTACCATAGAACCAATAGCGCTTACAGAAAAGAAATTGTCAAAAGTCTGGGGAAATACCATTTATAGGCTCACGCTAAAAGCTAAATCTATGGATATGGTTGGAAAGTATGAATTTGTAATACTAAAAATCTAA